The following are from one region of the Maribacter aquivivus genome:
- the yidC gene encoding membrane protein insertase YidC, with translation MEEKKFDVQSIIGFVLIFGILIFMFYQNQPTPEELEAEKAKQEQVEAVKASENSETETVINDVPQLDLQDSTAVANYQGKLGAFGFTKPSNDITTLENDVLLLKISNKGGQIVEAKMKQFVTYDSVPVYLVKDGNASFGLDFATSDNRTLNTQDLYFEPTMTDDNGNKVLSLKAKTSSNQYLEYRYVIKPNDYLVDFTIKSKGLDNVISSSKPVKLDWKLKGIRHSKSIEYENRYTRLTYNHEDGKISKLSEGSDDEETEEDVKWISYRQHFFSSILAADQPFKSGDLTSVNLVEEESRTFGFTKEYASALPVELEGGEISKDLHWYFGPTDVDTLSQYEDLGLVDSIPFGWGIFGWINRYVFTPFYSLISTYFPYGIAIIIMTILVRLAMSPVTYKSYLSQAKMKVLKPEITELGEKYKDNAMKKQQETMKLYGKAGVSPMSGCIPAVIQMPIFYALFMFFPTSFALRQKSFLWADDLSSFDTVYQFPEGFSIPFYGDHVSLFPILASIAIFFYMMMTTGQNMPTQPGMPNMKFIMYLMPFMMLIFFNNYASGLSLYYFVSNTITIGIMLVIKNVILDNDKIHAQIQENKKKPKKENKFQKKMREMMEQAEAQKKN, from the coding sequence ATGGAAGAAAAGAAATTTGATGTACAATCCATAATTGGCTTCGTGCTTATTTTTGGAATACTCATCTTCATGTTTTACCAAAACCAACCAACTCCAGAAGAGTTAGAGGCAGAAAAGGCAAAGCAAGAACAAGTAGAGGCTGTAAAAGCATCAGAAAATTCAGAAACAGAAACTGTTATTAATGATGTACCACAGTTAGATTTACAAGATTCAACTGCAGTTGCCAATTACCAAGGTAAACTTGGTGCTTTTGGTTTTACAAAACCTTCTAATGACATAACTACCTTAGAGAATGATGTTCTTTTATTAAAGATCAGTAATAAAGGTGGGCAGATTGTAGAAGCGAAAATGAAACAATTTGTTACTTATGATTCTGTACCAGTTTATTTGGTGAAAGATGGTAATGCCTCTTTCGGGTTAGATTTCGCCACTTCTGATAATAGAACATTGAATACTCAAGATTTATATTTTGAGCCTACAATGACAGATGACAATGGTAATAAGGTATTATCATTGAAAGCAAAGACATCTAGCAATCAATATCTGGAATATAGATATGTTATTAAGCCGAACGATTATTTGGTAGATTTTACTATTAAATCTAAAGGTTTGGATAATGTAATAAGCTCTAGCAAGCCAGTTAAATTAGATTGGAAATTAAAGGGTATACGTCATTCTAAAAGTATTGAGTACGAAAATCGTTATACACGTTTAACTTATAATCATGAAGATGGTAAAATAAGTAAGCTTTCTGAGGGTAGCGATGATGAAGAGACTGAAGAGGATGTAAAGTGGATTTCTTACAGACAGCATTTCTTTAGTAGTATTCTAGCAGCAGATCAGCCTTTTAAAAGCGGAGATTTAACTTCTGTTAATTTAGTAGAAGAAGAAAGTAGAACTTTTGGCTTTACAAAAGAATATGCATCTGCACTACCGGTAGAATTGGAAGGCGGAGAAATCTCCAAAGATTTACATTGGTATTTTGGTCCTACAGATGTAGATACATTATCTCAGTATGAAGATTTAGGTCTGGTTGATTCCATTCCTTTTGGATGGGGTATTTTCGGTTGGATCAACCGTTATGTATTTACACCTTTCTACTCTTTAATTAGTACATATTTTCCTTATGGTATTGCTATAATTATAATGACGATTTTAGTTCGTTTGGCAATGTCACCTGTAACCTATAAGTCGTATTTATCTCAAGCGAAGATGAAGGTATTAAAACCTGAAATCACAGAGTTGGGGGAGAAGTATAAAGACAATGCTATGAAGAAGCAGCAAGAAACCATGAAGCTATATGGTAAGGCTGGTGTGAGTCCCATGAGTGGTTGTATACCTGCGGTAATACAAATGCCTATTTTTTATGCACTTTTCATGTTTTTCCCAACATCATTTGCATTACGTCAGAAATCATTCTTATGGGCAGATGACCTTTCTTCTTTTGATACGGTTTATCAGTTCCCAGAAGGATTCTCTATTCCTTTCTATGGTGATCACGTTAGTTTGTTTCCAATATTAGCATCTATCGCTATATTCTTTTATATGATGATGACAACAGGTCAGAACATGCCAACACAACCAGGTATGCCTAACATGAAGTTCATCATGTACCTAATGCCTTTCATGATGTTGATTTTCTTCAATAATTATGCGAGTGGATTGAGTTTGTACTACTTTGTTTCTAATACCATTACTATCGGTATCATGCTGGTTATTAAGAATGTTATTCTCGATAATGATAAAATTCATGCCCAGATACAGGAGAACAAGAAGAAACCTAAGAAGGAAAACAAGTTCCAAAAGAAAATGCGTGAAATGATGGAACAAGCAGAAGCTCAGAAGAAAAATTAA